The Caldivirga sp. genome includes a region encoding these proteins:
- a CDS encoding sugar phosphate isomerase/epimerase, whose protein sequence is MKLAFTSLAYPELTLSEVLERTRRFGFDGLELRVADDGQHLKPMYPVPRQELELIKSSGVRLSNLAGYASFAMPNDQERARNEETLRTLILIARELEAPGVRVYGGRVIDDVDKAAERIITSLNRVADFAEDNGVVIMMETHDDWVKAVNLRKLLNGLDGRIGILLDFANVVAAGENLDNVLELVKDRVKHVHVKNFKLVNGKIRYTTPDDSAGLVPIRRVIDYLRGIGFNGYLSVEWEKKWHPELEPGDEVLPKYLSYLRALINA, encoded by the coding sequence ATGAAACTAGCCTTCACTAGTTTAGCCTACCCTGAGTTAACGTTAAGTGAGGTTCTTGAGAGGACTAGGAGGTTTGGGTTTGATGGACTTGAGTTAAGGGTTGCTGATGATGGACAACACCTGAAGCCTATGTACCCAGTACCTAGGCAGGAACTTGAGTTAATTAAATCCTCGGGGGTTAGGTTAAGTAACCTAGCTGGCTACGCCTCCTTCGCAATGCCCAATGATCAGGAGAGGGCTAGGAATGAGGAAACCTTAAGAACACTCATATTAATTGCCCGAGAATTAGAGGCTCCTGGTGTTAGGGTTTATGGGGGTAGGGTTATTGATGATGTTGATAAGGCTGCTGAGAGGATAATTACCTCACTTAATAGGGTTGCTGACTTCGCTGAGGATAATGGTGTAGTGATAATGATGGAGACCCATGATGACTGGGTTAAGGCTGTAAACCTGAGGAAACTCCTTAATGGCCTTGATGGGAGGATAGGGATCCTACTTGACTTCGCAAATGTGGTTGCTGCTGGAGAGAACCTTGATAATGTTCTCGAGCTGGTTAAAGATAGGGTTAAGCATGTTCACGTTAAGAACTTTAAACTAGTGAACGGTAAAATTAGATACACTACGCCTGATGACTCGGCTGGACTAGTGCCAATAAGGAGGGTTATTGATTATTTAAGGGGAATAGGCTTCAACGGCTACTTATCAGTTGAATGGGAGAAGAAGTGGCATCCTGAACTTGAGCCTGGTGATGAAGTGTTGCCCAAGTACCTAAGCTACCTAAGGGCCTTAATTAATGCTTAA
- a CDS encoding Gfo/Idh/MocA family oxidoreductase, whose translation MPGKVGVGVVGLGAIGVVHARAIKELEQETGWIKLTAVVDQIKARADELGKQLGAKAYYTLDDLVKDPDVDVITIATPSYLHAPQAMYAMEYHKHVIVEKPMAVTLAGAREMVMKAERNHVKLGVIFQERYAPDIAKAKSIISSGGLGKVFLVEAKMMWWRDEKNYYNRDELARSWRGMWETEGGGALTNQGIHTVDLMYWFGGDVSDVVGFYVNASHPSITVEDTAVAALRYRNGALGSLAASVSTQPSNFQFRIIRVYGTEGQLEINDRLITLLATNQGGVQRINPEAKRDTLTQTENLHKTLLRDFLNALREDRDFPINGYEGMRSLEIIKAIYLSSNTGQAIKLPLNQVYII comes from the coding sequence ATGCCCGGTAAAGTGGGTGTTGGTGTTGTTGGACTGGGGGCTATTGGGGTTGTTCACGCAAGAGCCATTAAGGAGTTGGAGCAGGAGACTGGGTGGATTAAGTTAACTGCGGTTGTTGATCAAATTAAGGCTAGGGCCGATGAACTTGGTAAGCAACTTGGGGCTAAAGCATACTACACATTGGATGACTTGGTGAAGGACCCTGATGTTGATGTAATCACCATAGCCACCCCATCATACTTACATGCCCCTCAAGCCATGTACGCAATGGAGTATCATAAGCATGTAATAGTTGAGAAGCCTATGGCCGTCACGCTGGCTGGGGCTAGGGAAATGGTTATGAAGGCTGAGAGAAACCACGTTAAACTCGGTGTAATCTTCCAGGAAAGGTACGCCCCTGATATTGCCAAGGCTAAGTCAATAATCAGTAGTGGAGGATTAGGTAAAGTGTTCCTGGTTGAGGCTAAAATGATGTGGTGGAGGGATGAGAAGAACTACTACAATAGGGATGAATTAGCCAGGAGTTGGAGGGGCATGTGGGAAACAGAGGGTGGAGGGGCCTTAACTAATCAAGGCATACACACTGTGGACTTAATGTACTGGTTTGGCGGTGACGTGAGTGATGTTGTCGGCTTCTACGTAAACGCCTCACACCCATCAATAACAGTGGAGGATACGGCTGTTGCAGCATTAAGGTACAGGAACGGCGCCTTAGGTTCATTGGCAGCGTCAGTGTCAACGCAGCCGAGTAACTTCCAGTTCAGGATAATAAGAGTGTATGGGACTGAGGGACAATTGGAGATTAACGATAGGTTAATCACATTATTAGCAACAAACCAGGGTGGGGTTCAGAGAATTAACCCTGAGGCTAAGAGGGATACGTTAACCCAGACTGAGAACCTCCATAAAACCCTCCTGAGGGATTTCCTTAACGCGCTACGTGAGGACAGGGACTTCCCGATAAATGGCTATGAGGGTATGAGGAGCCTTGAGATAATTAAGGCAATATACTTATCATCAAACACTGGGCAAGCCATTAAGCTGCCGCTTAATCAGGTGTACATAATATGA
- a CDS encoding sugar phosphate isomerase/epimerase, producing the protein MFKIGVISDEVSQDLEHALKVISELGATHVEIRDLWGRNVSQLSDSEITEVRNLARKYGLEVSNLDSFIFKIYINDSESHKKHINVLRRVIELSKRLDLKYTRIFTFWWQGELGNYLNQLIELFQPAVELAEREGVYLVVENEYSCIVGTGKEAYEFINRLGSRYVRVLWDPGNAFFARETPYPHGYSAVKDLVMHIHVKDAAVENGHYAWKPIGGGMIDYRGQFKALLDNGYDGVISLETHYVPPSGSKEEGTRESFNGIVKILRELGVAEKVLNFRR; encoded by the coding sequence ATGTTTAAAATCGGTGTAATATCTGATGAGGTTTCCCAAGACCTTGAACACGCTCTTAAGGTTATTTCGGAACTAGGGGCAACCCACGTTGAGATTAGGGATCTTTGGGGACGGAATGTTTCTCAATTATCCGACTCGGAGATTACTGAGGTACGTAACCTAGCTAGGAAGTACGGCTTAGAGGTATCTAACTTGGATTCATTCATATTTAAAATATACATTAATGATTCTGAATCCCATAAGAAGCACATTAACGTTTTAAGGAGGGTTATTGAACTATCTAAGAGACTTGACTTAAAGTACACTAGGATATTCACGTTCTGGTGGCAGGGGGAATTAGGCAACTACTTGAATCAATTAATTGAACTTTTCCAACCAGCAGTGGAGCTGGCGGAGAGGGAGGGTGTTTACCTTGTTGTTGAAAATGAGTACAGTTGCATAGTAGGAACAGGTAAGGAGGCCTATGAATTCATTAATAGGCTTGGAAGTAGGTACGTAAGGGTGCTTTGGGATCCAGGTAACGCTTTCTTCGCAAGGGAAACCCCATACCCACATGGGTATAGTGCCGTGAAGGACTTAGTAATGCACATTCATGTTAAGGATGCTGCAGTGGAGAATGGGCACTACGCCTGGAAGCCAATAGGGGGTGGTATGATTGATTACCGTGGCCAATTCAAGGCACTTCTCGATAACGGGTATGATGGTGTTATCTCCCTAGAAACACACTACGTGCCACCCAGTGGCAGTAAGGAGGAGGGGACCAGGGAGTCGTTTAACGGTATTGTTAAAATACTGAGAGAACTTGGAGTCGCCGAGAAGGTACTTAACTTTAGGAGGTAA
- a CDS encoding sugar phosphate isomerase/epimerase, producing MAGLRIALQLYSLRDDMPKDPFGTVKAVAEAGFDGVEFAGFYSKSALEWREFLDKVGLEVAGAHLGVNSFIGDELNRTIEYNRLLWNRNLIIPGIPEEWRRGRAGWLKFASMLNDLSRILKSYGMRTGYHNHWLEFQPIEGELPFHLVFSNTDNSVIAQIDIGHAYRAGLSNSDIVELIKRYSGRIVSVHVKDYSKAKGYNVAVGEGELNWPEILSALRKYGGTEWLIIENEEYPYKPPIETVKVSIKNLRNILSTVS from the coding sequence GTGGCTGGTTTAAGGATTGCGCTTCAATTATACTCACTTAGGGATGATATGCCTAAGGACCCATTCGGCACAGTTAAGGCTGTTGCTGAGGCTGGCTTCGATGGTGTTGAGTTCGCCGGCTTCTACAGTAAGTCTGCCTTGGAGTGGAGGGAATTCCTAGATAAGGTTGGCTTAGAGGTTGCTGGGGCTCACCTAGGCGTTAATAGTTTCATTGGTGATGAGCTTAATAGGACTATTGAGTACAATAGGTTACTCTGGAATAGGAACCTAATAATACCCGGTATACCTGAGGAGTGGAGGAGGGGTAGGGCTGGTTGGTTGAAGTTCGCCAGCATGCTTAATGACTTATCAAGGATTTTGAAGTCCTACGGTATGAGGACTGGTTACCATAATCACTGGCTTGAATTCCAACCAATTGAGGGTGAACTACCATTCCACCTAGTCTTCAGTAACACTGATAACAGTGTTATTGCCCAAATTGATATAGGCCACGCATATAGGGCTGGGTTAAGTAATAGTGATATCGTTGAGTTGATTAAGAGGTATAGTGGTAGGATAGTGAGCGTCCACGTTAAGGATTACTCGAAGGCTAAGGGGTATAATGTGGCTGTTGGTGAAGGTGAATTAAACTGGCCAGAAATCCTAAGTGCATTAAGGAAGTATGGGGGCACTGAGTGGCTTATAATTGAGAATGAAGAATACCCATACAAGCCACCCATTGAGACGGTTAAGGTAAGTATAAAGAACCTAAGAAACATACTGAGCACAGTAAGCTAG
- a CDS encoding Gfo/Idh/MocA family oxidoreductase has protein sequence MSSGSVAPQVVRVGFVGCGGIVQGAHAPNLAQIPNVKLAACADVDKARVAEFLEKFKLNFYTDYKEMLAKEALDAVVIATPNALHAPVAIDALENGAHVLTEKPMAISLDEAVRMVETARRRQRVLMVGHHMRFERSVQVGRKFITNGRLGKIYHIRALHLRRRGIPSTVTFLQRKYSGGGPMWDIGVHTIDATMFMTNFPKPVSVVGKVYSAFPDKAYMRMNYPVPMTSQFAYTAPMDVEDFAMGLVKFEGDLTMYIEATWATYIKEDRHEVAIIGTEGGIHYEGGSLSYIHSIDEEFITSTPLIGQQQSAYAQEDRAFIDAITKGASKAPYPACTGEQGLLDVAIIEAIYKSAESGREERISIPQSILDSMGW, from the coding sequence ATGTCATCCGGGTCTGTTGCGCCTCAGGTTGTGAGGGTTGGTTTCGTGGGTTGTGGTGGTATTGTTCAGGGCGCTCACGCGCCTAACCTGGCTCAAATACCTAATGTTAAATTGGCTGCGTGTGCTGATGTGGATAAGGCTCGTGTTGCTGAATTCCTTGAGAAGTTTAAGCTTAACTTCTACACGGACTATAAGGAGATGCTTGCTAAGGAGGCTTTGGATGCTGTCGTTATAGCAACACCAAATGCACTACATGCTCCAGTAGCCATTGATGCCCTTGAGAATGGGGCTCACGTGTTGACTGAGAAGCCAATGGCAATAAGCCTTGATGAGGCTGTTAGGATGGTTGAGACTGCTAGGAGGAGACAGAGGGTACTCATGGTTGGGCACCACATGAGGTTTGAGAGGAGTGTTCAAGTGGGTAGGAAGTTCATTACTAACGGTAGGCTTGGTAAAATATACCACATTAGGGCTCTTCACCTTAGGAGGAGGGGTATACCATCCACTGTAACATTCCTCCAGAGGAAGTACTCCGGTGGTGGACCCATGTGGGATATTGGGGTGCACACTATTGATGCAACAATGTTCATGACCAACTTCCCTAAGCCAGTTTCAGTGGTTGGTAAGGTTTACTCAGCCTTCCCTGATAAGGCGTACATGAGGATGAATTACCCAGTACCAATGACTTCTCAATTCGCCTACACTGCACCAATGGATGTTGAGGACTTCGCCATGGGTCTCGTTAAGTTTGAGGGTGACTTAACAATGTACATTGAGGCTACTTGGGCAACCTACATTAAGGAGGATAGGCATGAAGTAGCAATAATAGGTACTGAGGGAGGCATACATTATGAGGGTGGGTCGTTAAGCTACATTCATAGTATTGATGAGGAGTTCATAACATCAACACCATTAATAGGGCAACAGCAGTCAGCTTATGCGCAGGAGGATAGGGCATTCATTGATGCTATAACTAAGGGTGCCTCGAAGGCTCCTTACCCAGCCTGTACTGGTGAGCAGGGGTTACTGGATGTGGCTATAATTGAGGCTATTTACAAGTCTGCTGAGAGTGGTAGGGAGGAGAGGATTAGTATTCCTCAGTCAATACTTGACTCCATGGGGTGGTGA
- a CDS encoding aldo/keto reductase — MEYVNLGNTGLKISRICLGAMQFGNTAPWMVELEDARKIWKKAWDLGINCIDTANVYSRGRSEEIVGELVKGMREDVVIATKVFGQMGNGPNDRGLSRKHVMRQISDSLRRLGTDYVDLYQIHRWDYETPIEETLSTLTDLVHQGKVRYIGASSMWTWQFAKAIYTAEMKGYEKFVSMQNVYNLLYREEEREMIPFCKAHGIGIIPWSPTAAGILSGKYYKDGKIVVPETETRVRPGSGDYRIYVEPPENAEILKRVIEVAKNKGATPTQIAYAWLLHKGVTAPIIGTTKPEHVEEAVGAIGIKLTDDEIKYLEEPYKPKPVFGHR; from the coding sequence ATGGAATATGTTAACTTAGGTAATACTGGTTTGAAAATATCAAGAATATGCCTTGGTGCCATGCAGTTCGGTAATACGGCACCATGGATGGTTGAACTTGAGGATGCTAGGAAGATTTGGAAGAAGGCTTGGGACCTTGGCATCAACTGTATTGACACGGCTAACGTCTACTCTAGGGGTAGGAGTGAGGAGATTGTTGGTGAGTTGGTTAAGGGTATGAGGGAGGATGTTGTTATAGCGACTAAGGTTTTTGGGCAGATGGGTAATGGTCCTAATGATAGGGGTTTGTCTAGGAAGCATGTTATGAGGCAGATTAGTGATTCTCTTAGGAGGCTTGGTACTGATTATGTTGACTTGTATCAGATTCATAGGTGGGATTATGAGACGCCAATTGAGGAGACACTATCCACACTAACAGACCTAGTACACCAAGGAAAAGTAAGATACATTGGAGCATCAAGCATGTGGACATGGCAATTCGCGAAAGCCATATACACAGCCGAAATGAAGGGTTACGAGAAGTTCGTAAGCATGCAAAACGTCTACAACCTACTTTACAGGGAGGAGGAAAGGGAAATGATACCATTCTGCAAGGCTCATGGAATAGGCATAATACCATGGAGCCCAACCGCAGCAGGCATATTATCAGGTAAGTACTATAAGGATGGTAAGATAGTGGTACCGGAGACTGAAACTAGGGTTAGGCCAGGTAGTGGCGACTACAGGATTTACGTGGAACCACCTGAGAATGCTGAAATTCTTAAGAGGGTAATTGAGGTCGCTAAGAATAAGGGCGCTACACCAACTCAAATAGCCTACGCCTGGCTACTGCATAAGGGTGTTACAGCACCAATAATAGGCACCACTAAGCCTGAGCACGTGGAGGAGGCTGTCGGCGCCATTGGGATAAAGCTTACTGATGATGAGATAAAGTACCTTGAGGAACCATATAAACCAAAGCCAGTCTTCGGCCATAGGTAA
- a CDS encoding nucleoside-diphosphate kinase yields MAIERTLVIVKPDGVRRGLVGEVILRLEKVGLKIVAMKMAWASREKIEGFYPSNVDWFRSVGNKTLNSYKEMGIDAKVELGTDDPVEIGKLVKKWLVDYMTESPIVLMVVEGNHAVEVVRKLVGNTLPYKAEPGTIRGDYSVDSPDLANREKRAIRNIVHASDSPEEAKREISHWFKEDEIFSY; encoded by the coding sequence ATGGCCATTGAGAGGACCCTCGTCATAGTTAAGCCTGATGGTGTAAGGAGGGGGTTAGTGGGTGAGGTTATTTTGAGGCTTGAGAAAGTAGGCCTCAAAATAGTGGCTATGAAGATGGCTTGGGCAAGTAGGGAGAAGATTGAGGGTTTTTACCCAAGCAACGTTGATTGGTTCAGGAGCGTTGGCAATAAAACGCTTAATAGTTATAAGGAGATGGGGATTGATGCGAAGGTTGAGTTAGGCACAGATGATCCTGTTGAGATCGGTAAATTAGTTAAGAAATGGCTAGTGGACTACATGACTGAGTCACCTATAGTTCTCATGGTTGTTGAAGGCAATCACGCAGTTGAGGTTGTCAGGAAACTGGTAGGTAATACATTACCCTATAAAGCGGAGCCGGGAACAATTAGAGGAGATTACTCAGTGGACAGCCCTGACTTAGCTAATAGGGAGAAGAGGGCTATAAGGAATATTGTGCATGCTAGTGACAGCCCTGAGGAGGCTAAGAGGGAGATAAGCCATTGGTTTAAGGAAGATGAAATATTCAGCTACTGA
- a CDS encoding NADH-quinone oxidoreductase subunit D: MINVAEREVSIDVPVEVPTEVKSLFLPIPKNMVEEAYKSDEYLVLIGPAHPGSGHMRIILRLKGDYIVEAIPDPGYVHRAVEKLAETRLFVHNIPLVERPTIAESSIMDHGYVRAIEELGQLDVPPRAQYLRVIMDELSRIGDHLYDTGILAVFLGHSTGYMWGFGLREFITDALARMTGARITISFVIPSGVRWDVHPDTLRYVYNMTFFIEKKIDELGTIFTKNPVTISRMKDVGVLTKDQCIKLGAVGPFLRACGVEYDSRKARPYAVYDQLEWEIPVADEGDAYSRFLVRVEEIRQSLNIIRQAVKNIPEGPVIGNKLMARVPPKEREKVAKDIRNYLFRLLIGLTLPEGEATTLTEAARGTLLYSLVSDGKSNVPYRLRMITPSWYNLRPFMESLRGYRLMDLPSIYGSWGYFPPEADR; encoded by the coding sequence GTGATTAATGTGGCTGAGCGTGAAGTATCAATTGACGTACCAGTAGAAGTGCCTACCGAGGTTAAGTCACTCTTCCTACCTATTCCCAAGAACATGGTTGAGGAGGCTTATAAGTCAGATGAGTACCTCGTCTTAATTGGCCCAGCCCACCCAGGTAGTGGGCACATGAGGATTATCCTAAGGTTAAAGGGTGACTACATTGTTGAGGCAATACCGGACCCGGGTTACGTACATAGGGCTGTGGAGAAGCTTGCTGAAACCAGGCTTTTCGTGCATAATATACCGCTTGTGGAGCGCCCTACAATAGCTGAGTCATCAATAATGGATCATGGTTACGTTAGGGCCATTGAGGAATTAGGCCAATTAGACGTACCCCCAAGAGCCCAGTACCTGAGGGTTATTATGGATGAGTTAAGCAGGATAGGTGATCACCTTTACGATACGGGAATATTAGCCGTTTTCCTTGGCCATTCAACAGGCTACATGTGGGGCTTTGGCCTAAGGGAATTCATAACAGATGCCTTAGCCAGGATGACTGGGGCTAGGATAACAATATCCTTTGTAATACCCAGTGGCGTGAGGTGGGATGTTCACCCAGATACCTTAAGGTACGTTTACAACATGACCTTCTTCATTGAGAAGAAGATCGATGAATTAGGCACAATATTCACTAAGAATCCTGTCACAATAAGCAGGATGAAGGACGTGGGTGTCTTAACCAAGGACCAGTGCATTAAACTGGGGGCAGTTGGCCCATTCCTAAGGGCCTGTGGTGTTGAGTATGATAGTAGGAAGGCGAGGCCATATGCTGTTTATGATCAGTTAGAGTGGGAGATCCCTGTGGCTGATGAGGGTGATGCATATTCAAGGTTCCTAGTGAGGGTTGAGGAGATTAGGCAGAGCCTCAATATAATAAGGCAGGCTGTTAAGAACATTCCCGAGGGGCCAGTAATAGGTAATAAGCTGATGGCCAGGGTACCACCTAAGGAGAGGGAGAAGGTGGCTAAGGACATTAGGAATTACCTATTCAGGCTACTGATAGGCTTAACACTACCTGAGGGGGAGGCAACTACGCTTACTGAAGCAGCCAGAGGAACATTATTGTACTCTCTAGTTAGCGACGGCAAGTCTAATGTACCCTACAGGCTTAGGATGATTACCCCATCTTGGTATAACCTTAGGCCATTCATGGAGAGTTTAAGGGGGTATAGGCTAATGGACCTACCGTCAATATACGGTTCATGGGGGTACTTCCCACCTGAGGCGGATAGGTAA
- the nuoB gene encoding NADH-quinone oxidoreductase subunit NuoB, translated as MGDTTVNTLKITLKSIGMDIKLLPDSLASWGTKFSIWPAHLVTACCGVEFAHTSAPGYDAERWGFLPIFGPRQTNSIVIEGTVTRKMAKVVKTAYEQMPYPKFVIAMGSCAMEGGVFWNSYHVVKVNEIIPVDAWVMGCPPTPEAVIRAIRMVQNKIEGKEAKPNIRPNPIDLTKVLKPDKPQRPPNPPHRIEFELIKDINVCKPAANIKWELGQKLIDGFKESLKDGVKNAAIRGINDLCIMLNNQSHLKDAVLSAFKLGFDHIKSINVIDLINAGVFRMEYVLGSYSSKELQSVLLTLYFDVPRDEAKVPSIIDVYPGADYQERELHDLFGVWFDGNPWMGSNFILDPDTPVKYPLRKEYRIPSLKGVVVER; from the coding sequence ATGGGTGATACAACTGTTAATACGCTGAAGATAACGTTAAAGTCCATTGGAATGGATATTAAACTACTACCGGATTCATTAGCGAGTTGGGGGACGAAATTCTCAATATGGCCAGCCCACCTGGTGACAGCATGCTGTGGAGTGGAGTTCGCGCACACCTCAGCCCCCGGTTATGACGCTGAGAGGTGGGGGTTCCTACCCATATTTGGGCCTAGGCAAACGAACTCAATAGTAATAGAGGGTACTGTAACTAGGAAGATGGCTAAGGTTGTTAAGACTGCTTATGAGCAGATGCCTTACCCTAAGTTCGTTATAGCCATGGGCTCATGCGCAATGGAGGGGGGCGTCTTCTGGAATTCGTACCATGTTGTTAAGGTTAATGAGATTATACCTGTTGATGCTTGGGTTATGGGTTGCCCACCAACCCCTGAGGCAGTGATTAGGGCCATTAGGATGGTTCAGAATAAGATTGAGGGTAAGGAAGCTAAGCCCAATATAAGGCCAAACCCAATTGACCTAACTAAGGTACTGAAGCCCGATAAACCACAAAGACCCCCTAATCCACCTCACAGGATTGAGTTCGAGCTAATTAAGGACATTAATGTCTGCAAACCAGCAGCCAACATTAAGTGGGAGCTTGGGCAGAAGTTAATTGACGGTTTTAAGGAATCATTGAAGGATGGTGTTAAAAACGCCGCTATAAGGGGTATTAACGACCTATGCATCATGTTGAATAACCAGAGCCACCTTAAGGATGCGGTACTCTCAGCCTTTAAACTGGGCTTCGATCACATAAAGTCAATTAACGTAATAGACCTAATTAACGCCGGGGTCTTTAGGATGGAGTATGTGCTTGGCTCGTACTCAAGTAAGGAGCTGCAATCAGTCCTACTAACACTATACTTCGATGTACCTAGGGATGAGGCTAAGGTACCCTCAATAATTGACGTTTACCCTGGTGCTGATTACCAGGAAAGGGAACTACATGACTTATTCGGCGTCTGGTTTGACGGTAACCCATGGATGGGGAGTAACTTCATCCTAGACCCAGATACACCTGTGAAGTATCCACTTAGGAAGGAGTATAGAATCCCCTCGCTTAAGGGGGTTGTGGTGGAGAGGTGA
- the ndhC gene encoding NADH-quinone oxidoreductase subunit A — protein MAYWGALAAVLFLVFIGLVVDGLILLIRRIIKVRLTNPVKVMRFEAGNVPVGPVRSTLPMQYVGFLLMFLTVEPIAALLLALSIAFTSPFNMGYVLLFITFIVTYSPLIYVAYNDVKYMAYEAPRRVILNRSGE, from the coding sequence ATGGCCTACTGGGGTGCGTTAGCGGCTGTACTTTTCCTAGTATTCATAGGATTGGTGGTGGATGGGTTAATACTACTCATTAGGAGGATAATTAAAGTTAGGTTAACTAATCCGGTTAAGGTTATGAGGTTTGAGGCTGGTAATGTACCAGTAGGACCTGTAAGGAGTACCCTACCAATGCAGTACGTTGGCTTCCTACTCATGTTTCTGACGGTAGAACCGATTGCAGCGCTTCTGCTTGCATTATCAATAGCGTTCACGAGCCCCTTCAACATGGGTTACGTGCTTCTCTTCATAACCTTCATTGTGACTTACTCCCCGTTAATATACGTAGCCTACAATGACGTAAAGTACATGGCCTATGAGGCCCCCCGTAGAGTTATTTTAAACAGAAGCGGTGAATAG